In one Silene latifolia isolate original U9 population chromosome 10, ASM4854445v1, whole genome shotgun sequence genomic region, the following are encoded:
- the LOC141607680 gene encoding uncharacterized protein LOC141607680 — MARSRKTSSPLNSPSKNKKNNTISSGNKSHKTSITPNNNEIHEIIQNRHEAECSKVAELRAFDLSKELNVIAEDKSTDDEGWQEVSRKSRSKSPIVTSGTVPTLKIDVDDVKSEVEFWSSSVLCYVMGANPPSHVVGGFVRRLWGKLSIDKVAFKPNGICIVRFKKMEDKEAVLNGEHCFFDNKPFIVKSWSINEPVIRAKVDVVPVWVRFYNLDLKFWGAALAKIAGLVGKPVCSDSVTKEREFLDYARFMVEVQVGQSLPEVVEFFDESGMLISQSVHYEWKPIICSSCNGMGHETGACKKVVPKKKVVPVKKVWVPKPVVQQSQGMQSQAQVAAKEVQVEWLSKKNEGFSQGGPCFVEVLSLSLRRNLLSSLGKGRLTHTSDHGFFGLLETRVKTPSINKVQLGLGDHWQFLNNNEVREGGRIWVVWDNSMFDVIVLIKTAQVLHLSVTCVQNNFTWQCSVVYGFNKNADWKELWQSLLDIHSSIQGPWMVMGDFNNVLNMDERIGAPVTVAEVKDFQECVDTCGLYDLSSTGAYFTWNNKQEGNERVFSRIDRVLANDEWILNGPDGSITFLPEGLYDHSPCLIECWNAQIRQKSSFKYFNMWGKHEQFKEIVKEVWMQDVYGCRMFQVVKKLKWLKFPLKQLNKESYGDIENSAKVSKVFLEDVQRKLHADPTNSLLQLEEKIAARTFKDLDEARSEFLAQKAKTHWFQSGDDNTQFFHSSLKARRAQNKVLQIKDKNGHLCSDNAAIEQAFLDYYSELLGSSASVTKVCSGVVQRGVVLSEEQAREIIKEVTVDEIKHALFSIPKEKAPGPDGYSSQFFKDAFELVGSDVVAAVKEFFTTGSILKQVNATVLSLIPKKNAPESVLDFRPIACCNVIYKCISKVICSRLASVLPCVVSMNQSAFIQGREILDNIFICQDLVRLYNRKNCSPRVMMKIDLKKAYDSIEWSFIEEMLIALNFPHKMVQWIMQCVTSTSFSLFLNGNQFGYFKGCRGIRQGDPMSPLLFTLCMEYLTRILDLVTSSNDFHFHPHLQLSGFQQGAFPFRYLGIPISFKRLSSADSNVLVDKIVKKIRGWGTKKLSYAGRLVLVRHVLSQMHSYWARIFLLPKGVIARVEAICRNYLWSHSENFAKVPLIAWDQCCLPQKYGGLGILNAGLWNLAMLGKYVWWVAQKKDSLWVKWVNHIYIKHQDWWEYQAPCYSSWSWRQLCKVKNRLIPGFVAGLWPDYTARVGYQWLLGQHQKVQWFSYVWNRVALPKVNFVNWLVINQRLLTKDRMGRFGILTDGLCFLCGNAAESTAHLFFECGFSRRCLQLVQMWLPAPWQPNVIEWIIQWRCRSLLKKQVLMAAIAGLVYLIWDSRNVSRLEHRVTRPACLLKKLQNLTALRARGFEQIMGSHREHDWFKNHILVH, encoded by the exons ATGGCTCGGTCTAGGAAAACTTCGTCCCCCCTAAATTCAcctagtaaaaataaaaaaaataatactaTATCATCTGGTAATAAATCACACAAAACTAGTATTACGCCAAATAATAATGAAATTCATGAGATTATTCAGAATCGTCATGAAGCTGAGTGTTCTAAGGTTGCTGAATTACGCGCGTTTGATCTTAGTAAGGAACTTAATGTCATCGCTGAGGATAAATCCACTGATGATGAGGGTTGGCAGGAGGTTAGCCGGAAATCTCGATCGAAGTCTCCGATTGTGACGTCAGGTACTGTGCCTACTCTCAAAATTGATGTTGATGATGTTAAAAGTGAGGTTGAATTCTGGTCTTCTTCTGTTCTGTGTTATGTGATGGGTGCAAATCCTCCTAGTCATGTGGTTGGAGGTTTTGTGCGGAGATTGTGGGGAAAACTTTCGATTGACAAGGTTGCGTTTAAACCTAATGGAATTTGTATTGTGCGTTTTAAGAAGATGGAGGATAAGGAAGCGGTCTTGAATGGTGAGCACTGTTTTTTTGATAATAAACCATTTATTGTCAAATCCTGGAGTATTAATGAACCTGTAATTAGGGCTAAGGTTGATGTCGTTCCTGTTTGGGTTAGGTTCTATAACCTTGACCTAAAATTCTGGGGTGCTGCTCTAGCAAAAATTGCAGGTTTAGTTGGTAAGCCAGTGTGTTCTGATTCCGTTACTAAGGAGAGGGAATTCCTTGATTATGCTAGATTCATGGTGGAAGTTCAGGTTGGTCAGTCTTTGCCAGAGGTCGTTGAGTTTTTTGATGAGTCTGGCATGTTGATTTCTCAGTCTGTTCACTATGAGTGGAAGCCAATTATCTGCTCTAGTTGTAATGGAATGGGACATGAGACTGGGGCTTGCAAGAAGGTTGTGCCCAAGAAGAAGGTTGTGCCAGTTAAGAAAGTCTGGGTTCCTAAACCAGTAGTTCAACAGAGTCAGGGAATGCAGTCTCAGGCTCAGGTTGCTGCTAAGGAAGTTCAGGTGGAGTG GTTGTCTAAAAAGAATGAGGGATTCTCTCAAGGAGGGCCTTGTTTTGTTGAAGTGCTGAGCCTTTCTTTGAGGAGGAATCTGCTTAGCAGCTTGGGGAAAGGGAGATTAACTCACACTAGTGATCATG GCTTCTTTGGCTTACTGGAAACTAGAGTTAAAACTCCTTCTATTAATAAGGTCCAACTTGGTCTTGGGGATCATTGGCagtttttaaataataatgaagTTAGGGAGGGTGGCAGAATCTGGGTTGTTTGGGATAATAGCATGTTTGATGTTATTGTGCTGATTAAAACTGCTCAGGTATTGCACCTGTCTGTTACCTGTGTTCAGAATAATTTCACTTGGCAATGTTCTGTTGTTTATGGTTTTAACAAGAATGCTGATTGGAAGGAGCTTTGGCAGTCTCTCTTAGACATCCACAGTTCTATTCAGGGGCCTTGGATGGTCATGGGGGATTTTAACAATGTCTTAAACATGGATGAAAGGATTGGTGCTCCTGTTACTGTGGCTGAGGTTAAGGATTTTCAGGAGTGTGTAGATACCTGTGGATTGTATGACTTGAGTTCCACTGGTGCCTACTTTACTTGGAACAATAAGCAAGAAGGAAATGAGAGGGTTTTTAGTAGGATTGATAGAGTCTTGGCCAATGATGAGTGGATTTTGAATGGGCCTGATGGTTCCATTACTTTTTTGCCTGAAGGATTATATGATCATAGTCCTTGCCTTATAGAATGCTGGAATGCTCAGATTAGACAAAAATCAAGTtttaaatacttcaatatgtggggtaAACATGAGCAGTTCAAGGAGATTGTTAAGGAAGTTTGGATGCAGGATGTTTATGGGTGTAGGATGTTTCAAGTGGTTAAAAAACTGAAATGGTTGAAGTTTCCTCTGAAGCAACTGAATAAAGAGAGTTATGGTGATATTGAGAACTCTGCTAAGGTTAGTAAGGTTTTCCTGGAAGATGTCCAAAGGAAACTTCATGCTGACCCTACTAATTCTCTTCTTCAGTTGGAGGAAAAGATTGCTGCCCGTACTTTTAAGGATCTGGATGAGGCTAGGTCTGAGTTTTTGGCTCAAAAAGCTAAGACTCATTGGTTTCAGAGTGGTGATGATAATACTCAGTTCTTTCATAGTTCTTTAAAAGCCAGGAGAGCTCAAAACAAGGTGCTGCAAATTAAAGATAAGAATGGCCATTTATGCTCTGATAATGCTGCAATAGAACAGGCTTTTTTAGACTACTATAGTGAGTTACTTGGTAGCTCTGCTTCTGTTACCAAGGTGTGCTCTGGGGTGGTTCAAAGAGGTGTTGTTCTGTCTGAGGAGCAGGCCAGGGAGATCATTAAGGAGGTTACTGTGGATGAGATTAAACATGCTCTTTTCTCTATCCCCAAGGAGAAGGCCCCAGGCCCTGATGGGTATTCATCTCAATTTTTCAAGGATGCCTTTGAGTTGGTTGGGTCTGATGTTGTGGCTGCTGTTAAGGAGTTTTTCACCACTGGGAGTATTCTGAAACAGGTTAATGCTACTGTTCTATCTCTTATCCCTAAGAAGAATGCTCCTGAGTCTGTTCTTGATTTTCGTcccattgcttgttgcaatgttATCTACAAATGCATTTCTAAGGTGATTTGCTCCAGATTGGCTTCTGTTTTACCCTGTGTGGTTAGCATGAATCAAAGTGCTTTCATACAGGGAAGGGAGATTCTAGATAATATTTTCATATGTCAAGATTTGGTGAGGCTTTATAATAGAAAGAACTGTTCCCCAAGGGTGATGATGAAAATAGACTTAAAGAAGGCTTATGACTCCATTGAATGGAGTTTTATTGAAGAAATGTTGATTGCTCTTAATTTTCCCCATAAGATGGTTCAGTGGATAATGCAATGTGTCACTTCTACCTCCTTCTCTTTATTCTTGAATGGTAATCAGTTTGGGTACTTTAAGGGATGTAGGGGGATTAGGCAAGGGGATCCTATGTCTCCTCTGTTGTTCACTTTGTGTATGGAGTATTTGACTAGGATTTTGGACTTGGTCACCTCTTCTAATGATTTTCACTTCCATCCTCATCTGCAGTTGTCTGGATTTCAGCAAGGGGCCTTCCCTTTCAGATATCTAGGCATTCCCATCTCTTTTAAAAGATTGTCTAGTGCTGATAGCAATGTTTTGGTGGATAAAATTGTTAAGAAAATTAGAGGTTGGGGCACCAAGAAACTCAGTTATGCTGGTCGGTTAGTTTTGGTAAGGCATGTGCTTTCTCAAATGCACTCCTACTGGGCTAGGATCTTTTTGCTGCCCAAAGGAGTGATTGCTAGAGTTGAGGCAATTTGTAGGAACTACTTGTGGTCTCATTCTGAGAACTTTGCCAAAGTTCCTCTTATTGCTTGGGATCAGTGTTGTTTACCTCAAAAATATGGTGGTCTGGGCATCCTTAATGCTGGACTCTGGAATCTTGCCATGCTTGGCAAGTATGTCTGGTGGGTGGCTCAGAAGAAAGACTCTTTGTGGGTCAAATGGGTGAACCACATTTATATTAAGCATCAGGATTGGTGGGAGTATCAAGCTCCTTGTTATTCTAGCTGGTCTTGGCGTCAACTATGCAAAGTGAAGAACAGATTGATACCTGGTTTTGTTGCTGGTCTCTGGCCTGACTATACAGCTAGGGTTGGATATCAGTGGCTGCTGGGTCAACATCAGAAGGTTCAGTGGTTTTCCTATGTTTGGAATAGGGTGGCCCTCCCTAAAGTTAACTTTGTTAATTGGTTGGTCATCAATCAGCGACTGTTAACCAAGGATAGAATGGGCAGGTTTGGAATTCTGACTGATGGCCTGTGTTTTCTTTGTGGGAATGCTGCTGAATCCACAGCTCACCTTTTCTTTGAGTGTGGGTTTAGTAGGAGATGTCTTCAGCTAGTTCAGATGTGGCTCCCAGCTCCATGGCAACCAAATGTGATAGAGTGGATAATTCAATGGAGATGTAGGTCTTTGTTGAAGAAACAGGTTCTAATGGCAGCAATTGCAGGACTTGTTTACTTGATTTGGGATAGCAGGAATGTTAGCCGTCTTGAGCACCGAGTTACCAGACCTGCTTGTCTTCTTAAGAAATTGCAGAATCTTACAGCATTAAGAGCGAGAGGTTTTGAACAAATTATGGGTAGTCATAGAGAGCATGATTGGTTTAAGAATCATATCCTAGTTCATTAA